One Coprobacter fastidiosus genomic window, GCGAGATGAATGATACAATAAAACAAGTACTTGGTTTAGTATTGTATTTGGCTCTGATTGGTTATTTGTTGAAGGACAGTATGAAAGCTCATAAAGTTCGATAAGTCAAGTTCTATATATAAGTAAAGTCGCATTATTCTGATTATCGGTAATGCGGCTTTATTTTTTCTCGGATGTTTATTTATAATTGTTTTAAATGAGCCTTAATTTCTTTCTCTCCGCAATAAATTTGATGTAATACTTTCCGAATCGGGATACCTGTTTCACGAGATATTTCTTTAACTCCTTTACCGGCTAAAAAGAGTTTTGTAGGTAGTTGATATTCTTCATTAATTTCCTCGATAATGATATGGAGAGTATCAGTAGATAAGTTTCTGTATAAATCGGGGTTGAGTCGTAGCCTTGAACAATTGTCGATTGTTGATTTTGATGGAATGAAACTGGTAATATATTCTGTAAAAATATGTGTTAAATAAGTTGAATAGTCAAACATTTTTCCGAACCTTTTGGTTATTATTTCGGAAACATCGTATTTATTGTTCATGCACTTTCTCTTTACAATTATATAAATAAAAAGAGCCTCCGGTTTTTTAAATAAAAAGGACCAATTCTTATTTCTAACATACATGACGAATCATGTAACGGAGGCTCTAAATACCTTCTTTACATGATTCATCTATGTTAAATAAAAAAGAATTGGTCTTCGTAAAAATACAAAATACCTATAAACTGGCAAATAAAATAAGAGTAATTTATCGATTATTTTATAAGATATTTGGGCTTTTGTTTAAAATAGATTTTTTATTTGGAAAATTAATATGCTGTTGTCTAAATTTTTCAGACAAGAAAATATCATCAGACCATTTTTACGTTTTCTTCAGATCTATAACGATGTTGACAGTATCGCTACAGTTTTCTTTTCGAGAGGGAAACAGACTATTCATATGGATTTCTCTCATGCTTGACCCGAGCAAAATTTAGACGGCCACTAAAAACAAACTTATTATTATGAGGTGGTCTTAGAAGTTACGATAGTTGAAAATGATATTTTGTAATCCGTACCTAATAATGATTTATATTGTTTGCAGAAATTGTCGTATGTGTTTTTGGCAATGCTTCTTTTATCTTTTTTGTATAAAATAGAGCATTTGACCCTCAAAGCTTCTTCATTGAAAATATCATGCAAAAAAATGGTATCTGCGATCAATAATTGAATATCTTCTTTATCTTCAAATTCTTTCTTTTGTAAAAGAGAATGTAAAAGATCTAACGTTATGTCTGAATAATCGCTTTTGAAATTATCGATCCAGTCGGCTTGAGTATTAGGTAATAACGGACCGAAGACGAGTAATTCTAACAATTGATATAATGTAGCCTCTTTAGTAAAATCGTCGAAAGAGGTATCCTGAATAAATTGTATTGCGGCAACATAATCGCAAAAAACTTCGTTTCCGAATGTGATTTTCCAGAAATTATTTTCAAAAACAACCTGTATGTCTCCGACTTTTTCTAATAAAACCCGCAATTTGCGAATAGAGACATTGCGATTATTTCTTGCAGATTTTTCATCTTTATCTTCCCATAAGATACTATCCAGTTTGTTGCTGCTAATTCCTTGCTTTGTTTTTACGCTATACAATAATATGATTAATAATAAAGATTTTAGTATAGGAGTAAATTGGTTCGTTATATCTCCTCCTTCTTTATCTTTGACATTAAATCCTCCTAATAAGCTGATGCTGCTTTTTGATCTGTCAAATGTCTTTTTGATTTCTTCCTGAGGAGCTGTTTCTTTTTCTTTTATTTCGATAGAGACCGGTTTTTTATCTTTTTTCCGACGAGAGAATTTATATAAACCGTAGCCCGATAAAAAAATCAGAAAGATGATAACTCCTACCCATAACTTATTTTTCGAAGGGGTTTTTTGAATCGTGTCTTTTAATGCAATCGGCGGGAAATCTATCGAATAAATAGAGACTTCCGGATCGCTATTCCTTATTTCCCTGTTAAATATCGTATATAGTTTGCTGCTGTCGGGAGAGTAGTACAGATTACAAAATAAATACCCTGCCGACATGTCTCCTATATTGGTTGAGCATCTTTTTATTTCAGGACGGTTTAAAGAAATTCGGACTAAATAACCTTGTGATTTTGAGACATTGATTGCATAAAAGCATGAATCTGTCGGACTATAAATCATATTTCCTCTTAATAAAAGGTCTGTCTCATCTCCAATATTTGATTTGATTTCCCATATTTTTTTTATTCCGAATGTCGCTAAATCGACAGCATACAGGTCATATAAGTTATGACTGACTTCTTCTTGGCGTCCGTTTTTGCTTCCCTTGCCACCGAAAATGTAAAGAGTATTGTTTACGATTGTCGATACGGCGGAAAATCGAGGTGAAATCTCTTTGATTTGAAGACTGTCCCATCGATGAGTATTCAAATTTACCTTGAACAATGTGTTTTTATACAGATAATATCCATATCCTCCGAACGTAATTAAAGAGGTATCTTTAGGGGATATAGCCACAGTATGGTGTATATAGGCCGGATCCATACCGTTCGTGAAAGTACCGCTCCAAGAATTATTCTCCGATGAGAATACCGAAATTGATTTCTGGTCAAGGCTGTAAGATATGAGCCTATGGTTGTACGGATCATAAGTTATTTGGTTGTTTTTTTCACTGGCTAATTTTCCCTTGATATTATCTATTGAATATGACTTTTGTGTGATAGGATTAAGTACGGTCAGTTGATTGCTCCCGTTAATGATGTAAAATAAATTTTTATCAGAATTATATGTGATTTGGGGATTTCCTTTAATTTTTTGTTTATATAATTGATCCCATGAAGAGTGATTATCGATGAGCCATATAGGATTCTCTGTAATTGCGGGACATTGTTTTATGAGATCATAACAGATACTATCTGCATGTTGTTTTAGTTCCCAATGATATATTTCGTTGTCTTTGTTGTCTAATACCCGTACATTTTTAATATTGATGGGAGCGACATCTCCGACTTGAAAGTTTTTGATTCCGGAAGTCCCGAAATGGATAGTCACATTTTTACATCCTGAAAAATCAAAAGATTGAGTGCTTTGAATCGATCCGAACGAAAAAGTGATTTTATTATCTTTCGGCATTAATTTGACGCTTATCGGTATCCATTTATTGTATGTCAGATCTTGTGTAATCGGATGTTGACTTTCATTGAGTATCCATGCCGGATAACGATCGTTTTTCTTGTTGGCAAGATATACGAGATCTATATTTTTTTGTGTATTTGTAATGATTCTCACGACATATCCCCATACAATCTCTTTTCGCAGCATGAGGTCGAATGATATGGTTCTTCCGTTTTCTATTTTTATAGGTTTTCCTCCATTCAGTACAAGTCGTGTGCGTATTGTTCCCGGTTGTTGGTGTGATCTGAAAAATAATCCGCCGTTTATGTTAGAAGAATAAACAGAAATGCTGTATAATAAGCAAAATATGACAAAAAGTTTTTTCATGATGATAATGTGTGTGTTATTTCTTGATATTGTATATCCATCCTGTTTTGACATTACAAATGTAATAAAAAAATGAAAGGAGAACATTTATTCTGCTATTTTTTGAAAAAGAGATATTTCTAAATATAATTATTTTAAAATGTATATGCATGGCTGGAGTCTTTGATAAAGGTTGCCGATTAATTTTTCAATTTACCGTTTTTTTAAGTGCATTTTAATTCTCTATAAAGTGAAAAGATAATTGTTCAAGAATATTTTTGTAACAAATTTTGTAGTCGGGAGAAATTTCCGGTTGCTTGGCTCGTTTTAAATTACTAATCAATAATTAAAAACACACACAGAATGAAAAAAACATGGAGAATTGTTTTGCCTGCGTTACTGGTGGGGTCGTTTATTTCTTTTGCCGACACGAAAGACAAAAGAGAAATAAATGATAAGGCAGTAACGGAAGAGATCTGTCCTTGTGAAATGGAAGGTATGGATCCCGAAGAAGCTTACAATCGTTCGATGGCAAATGCGGGCATATCCCAACAAGTGAGTAAAGAGACTCCAAAGTATTTAAATCCGAACATTCCTATTGAGGAACGTATCGATGACTTATTACCTCGGCTTACTCTTGAGGAGAAAGTAATTCAATTGAGTGATAGCTGGGGATCAAAAGGTATTGCTCGGTTGAAGATTCCTGCAATGTTGAAAACCGAAGGGTTGCACGGCCAGTCTTATGCTACCGGTTCTACCATATTTCCACACGGGATTAATATGGGTAGTACGTTTGATACGGAATTAATACAAGAAGTCGGTAAAGCTACGGCAATTGAGGCTAAAGCTGCAAATTTACGGGTTTCTTGGTCTCCGGTGTTGGATGTGGCGCGTGATGCCCGTTGGGGACGTGTCGAGGAAACCTATGGTGAAGATCCTTATCTCGTTGGTCGTATAGGTGTAGCATGGATCAAGGGTTTTCAGGGTGAACACATGTTTGCCTGTCCTAAGCATTTTGCCGGTCACGGACAACCGGTCGGCGGTCGTGATAGTCATGATTACGGATTGTCGGATAGAGTAATGCGTAATATTCATTTAGCACCTTTCCGCGATGTTATTAAAGAAGCGAATGCATTCGGAGTTATGGCGGCTTATGGGCTTTGGAACGGAGTGCCTGATAACGGTTCGAAAGAGTTGCTTCAGAAAATCCTTCGTGAAGAATGGGGATTTGAAGGTTTTGTCGTTTCTGATTGTAGCGGCCCTGAAAATATTCAGCGGAAACAGTCTGTTGTGGGTACTATGGAAGAAGCTGCCGCTATGGCTGTTCGTGCCGGAGTAGATATCGAATGTGGATCGGCTTATAAAAAGGCGTTGGCTTCGGCAGTAAAGAAAGGCATTATAAAAGAAAGCGAATTGGATGCCAACCTGCGTCGAGTATTCAGAGCTAAGATGCGCTTGGGATTGTTTGATAGACCGAGTATTGAAAATATGGTTTGGAACAAACTTCCGGAATATGATACTCCCGAACATCGGGCTTTGGCTCGTAAAGTAGCAGTAAAAAGTACGGTTCTTCTGAAAAATGAAAATAATCTTCTTCCGTTGGATAAAAATATCAAGACAATCGCTGTGATCGGTCCGAATGCAGATCAGGGACAGACTGGTGACTACTCTGCAAAATATGCACCCGGTCAGATAATTTCGGTTTTAGAAGGTGTCAAAAACCATGTGAGTCCTTCTACAAAAGTTTTGTATGCGCAAGGTTGTACGCAACTCGATATGGATACTACAGGTTTTGCAGAGGCTGTGAATATTGCGAAACAGGCTGATGCCGTGATTCTTGTTGTGGGAGATAATTCGAACCGACATGAGAACGGAAACAAAAAAAGTACTACGGGAGAAAATGTTGATGGTGCTACTTTAGAAATACCGGGAGTACAGCGACAATTAATTAAAGCTGTCGAAGCAACAGGAAAACCTGTCGTGCTGGTTTTGGTAAATGGTAAACCGTTTACATTGACATGGGAAGATGAAAATATCGAGTCTATTCTTGAAACTTGGTATCCGGGAGAAGAAGGCGGTAATGCAACTGCAGACATTATCTTTGGTGATGAGAATCCGTCCGGACGTTTGCCTATCTCATTCCCTCGTCATCCGGGACAGTTGCCTTTGTGGTATAATTATGAAACTTCCGGACGTAATTATGACTATTATGATATGCCGTTTACTCCATTATACCGTTTCGGTCATGGATTGAGTTATACGACATTCCGTTATTCTAACCTTAAAGCTACTACTAAAAGCGGAGATCCCGGTTTTGTGACTGTTTCGGTAGATATTGAAAATACCGGGAAAAGGCCGGGTGAAGAAGTAGCTCAGTTATATATAACCGATTTGGTAGCTTCGGTAAATACCGCAGTTATAGATTTGAAAGGTTTTAAGCGTGTTTTCTTGAAACCGGGAGAAAAGAAAACCGTTACTTTCGAACTGAACCCTTATTTGCTTTCTTTATTGAATCCGGATATGAAACGAGTTTTGGAAGCTGGAAAATTCAGAATGCATGTCGGAGGAGTTTGTCCTGAACCGCCAAAAGGTTCTACCGAACATAAGCAGAAAATCGGTTTTAAAGATCCGAGCCAAGGTATTTCCGGTGAGTTTACGGTCGATAAAGACTACAAAGCAGATTTTGAATATACCGTATCGGCACCGAAAAGTGTAAAAGGCGGAGAATCGTTTAAGGTGGTCGTAAAGGTGAAGAACAGCGGAAATTTATTAGATATCGCTGATGTTAAATTGTATGGAAATAGTTTCTTGGATGATCGTCGTGCTGAGATCGAAGCCGGAGAAACAAAAGAAATGGTTTTTGATGTGCAGATATATGCAAGCGGCAATCAGACTTTAACCGTAATTTTGGATGATCAGATAAAATCCGTTCCTTTAAAAGTTTCGAAAGTTCCGGCAAAACTCGTTTTGGAAGGTAGTTCGATCAATATGACCGAGAAAGGAGAAATGGTTTATGTCGCAGAGGCACGAAATGTAGGAAGTGAACCTTTTAATAAGAGTTTGGATGTGAAAGTAGAAGGCGTAACCGTTGCATCACAACCGTTGCGTTTGGATGCTGGAGCTAGTCAGCGTGTCGAAATTAAATACGCATTCCCTCGTTCCGGTACATTCCGTGTGAAAGTCGGTACTGAAGCAGAGCAACAATTGATTGTTCCGGGAGGAATCGGATTGGCATTGCAAGACCCGTTGGCTTATATAACTTTCGAAGGAGCGACAGATAAAGAAGTCAAAAATGAGATTACCGGAAAAATGTTGCCGATTCAAGGTAAAGCCCAAATTATCGACGGCAAAAACGGAAAGGGTTTTAAGAAAGACAAAAAAGAGACTTTTGTCGATGCAGGCGGTATGGATCTGTACCGGAAACCGTTTACTTTGGCAGCATGGGTTTATCTGAACCAGATGGATAACGGTCAGGCTATGTTCTTCGGTGGACAAGCTCCGATGGGGGCGGATGTCGATGTAACCGGAACACGGTTGGCAGCCGGTATTTTCCAAGAAAAAACAATTCTTTCTTACGAAAATAGCGACGTTCGCGGTAACAATAAATTGCAATCGGGAAAATGGATACATTATGTTTATACCTACAATCCTGAGAAAGAAGAAGGAGCGATTTACATAGACGGTCGTTTGGATAAGAAGGCTTTCCAGAAACCTTTTGCCGGACCACTGGAACGTATTGCCGGGTCTCAGCGTTTTTCATCAGGTAAATTTATTATAGATGATGTTCTTGTTGCCCGTACGACGATGGATGAGAAAGCCGTAAAAGAACTTTATACAAATGGTGTGGAAGCTATGCGTAAAGCTCAGAAAGTAACCGATTGGCGTCCTATGGATTCGGCTGTTGAAAAAATGAAAGCGTGGGCAGAATTAAATGCTGGTGGAAAAATTCAGGTTTTTGTTGAGGTTGCAGATAATAGCGGAAAAGTAATCGATTCTAAATCGGTACAGTTGAAGAGCGGAGAAAATGAATATTCTTTGGCAGGATTAAAAAAAGGTGACAAAGTTCGTTTACGTATAGATTTGTCATCTACAGCTTGGGACGGTGTCCCAGCCTTGCAAACGGTCGTTTTGGAAGGTGCTTCACCGATCCGTTGGTCGACGGTTGAAGAATGGATGAAAGGTTCTGCTTCTAATTCTTTGTTAATAGGATTGTGAATCGTAAGTATATAGAGTTAGTTTGTTGAGTAAAGGCGGTGTTCCGTTGCGGGATACCGCCTTTCTTTTAGACAGACTTTAATATTCCCGAATCTATATGATCATTGATTTGAAATAAGATTTATATCTTTGCAACCTTTAATTTGATTAGGGTGTAGTATGCTGAAAAAAACATTTCGATTATACAGGGATCATTATGTAGCATTGTTGAGATTGGGAGTCCCGATTATGATAGGACAGTTGGGGATTATCATTGTTGGATTTGCCGATAATATGATGGTCGGTCATCATACTTCGGAGGAGTTGGCTGCAGCATCTTTTGTAAATAATCTTTTTAATCTTCCGTTGATGTTTGCTTTAGGCTTTTCTCTGGGGCTTACTCCGTTGATCGGGAATCTGGTCGGAAAAAATCAGGTAGCAAAAGCCGGTCAGACTCTTCGATATGGTCTTATCGCCAATTTGCTTTTAGCGATTTTACTGATCGGGGTTATGTCCGTAGTTTATGTTAATATAGACCGGATGGGACAACCGGAAGAACTTTTGCCTTTAATTAAACCCTATTTCTTGATTCATTTGTCGGGTTTGATTTTTATCATGCTATTTAATGCTTTCAAGCAATTTGCCGATGGCATTATGGATACTCGTATCTCGATGTACATACTTTTGTGTGGTAATGTGCTGAATATTATAGGTAACTATTTATTGATATTCGGCCCGGGTTTTTTCCCAGAACTTGGACTGCTCGGAGCAGGATTCTCTACATTATTATCTCGTATTTTCACGTTGTCGGTTTTTGTGTATCTGTTTTTCTTTACGTCTCGTTATGGCAGATTTAAAGAAGGCTTTCGTCATCTTAAAGGTGATTCGGGGAAACAATTGCTTCATTTAACCAAAATGGGAATGCCTATTGCTTTGCAAATGGGGATGGAAACCGGATCTTTCAATTTGAGTGTCATTATGATGGGATGGATCGGTACGGCAGCATTGGCGGCACATCAGGCAGTTGCAACTTTTACTACAATCGGTTTTATGCTTTATTACGGTATCGGGTCGGCTATTACGATTTTGGTAAGTAATGCTAAAGGATCAGGAGAAATGAATAAAGTAAGATCGATAGCAAATGCCGGATTTCATGTAATAATTCTTTTGGCCGTATGTATTGTAATCATAATGGCTTTGTTCCGACAACAGGTAGGTTATCTGTTTACAGATTCGGAAGAAGTGAACGGAATCGTAGCATTGTTGATAATACCGACTATGGTATATCAGTTCGGAGATGGCTTACAAGTTGCGTATGCGAATGCTTTAAGGGGAATAGGAGATGTGAAACCGATGGCCTTGATTGCGTTTGTCAGTTATTTCCTTGTATGTTTACCTGCGGCATATTTATTTGGCTTTGTTTGTCGGGGTGGTGCTATGGGTATCTGGTGGGGATTTCCGATTGGTCTGACTTTGGCAGGAGTCATGTTTTATTCTCGTTTTAGATATAAGATGAAGAATTCGAAAATCGTGTAGTCTGGAGTTGTCCGGTAATGTAAAATATTCCGTACTATCCGGACATTCTACCGGATAGTACGGAATATTTTGATTATTTATTATCTGTCTCCGAAATAAAAACGGATACCCCCAAGTAAATTAAACCGGTTTAAGTTTATTCTGTCATAGTCGTTATAAACTATGGTACTATGTACATTTTCCATCTTTATGTTTTTCAGGAATGCAGAACCTATGATTTCATTGAATGAGATACCTATTCCCATGTGTTTGTTAAGTTTATATTCGATTCCGATTCCATAATTAAACCCGATAGTCGATACATAGGTTTTTCCTTTTTCAATTCCTGAAGATATTTTGTCTGAGAATTTTAAATATCCGATACCGACTTCTCCGTTTATCATCCATTTTTTATTGAACGAATATTTTGTACAAAATAAAGGTGCGATATATAAAAATAAGACATTATGATCCATGTTCGTCTTTTCGTAATAACTGTCAGAACTGTACCCTGAATAAAAAATTCCCCATCCGAAATTTTTAATATAATGATGGAATGCCAAATCCCATGCAAGTCCGGAAGTCAGTTTATCATCGAATTGTTTATCTGTCCCAGTGAGCCCTTCTGTTTTAGGTAACCATCCGTAACCGACATTGAATGAAAAATCGACTCTTGGAGGTAAAGGGCGTACTTTGTTCAAGACATTATT contains:
- a CDS encoding glycoside hydrolase family 3 N-terminal domain-containing protein; the protein is MKKTWRIVLPALLVGSFISFADTKDKREINDKAVTEEICPCEMEGMDPEEAYNRSMANAGISQQVSKETPKYLNPNIPIEERIDDLLPRLTLEEKVIQLSDSWGSKGIARLKIPAMLKTEGLHGQSYATGSTIFPHGINMGSTFDTELIQEVGKATAIEAKAANLRVSWSPVLDVARDARWGRVEETYGEDPYLVGRIGVAWIKGFQGEHMFACPKHFAGHGQPVGGRDSHDYGLSDRVMRNIHLAPFRDVIKEANAFGVMAAYGLWNGVPDNGSKELLQKILREEWGFEGFVVSDCSGPENIQRKQSVVGTMEEAAAMAVRAGVDIECGSAYKKALASAVKKGIIKESELDANLRRVFRAKMRLGLFDRPSIENMVWNKLPEYDTPEHRALARKVAVKSTVLLKNENNLLPLDKNIKTIAVIGPNADQGQTGDYSAKYAPGQIISVLEGVKNHVSPSTKVLYAQGCTQLDMDTTGFAEAVNIAKQADAVILVVGDNSNRHENGNKKSTTGENVDGATLEIPGVQRQLIKAVEATGKPVVLVLVNGKPFTLTWEDENIESILETWYPGEEGGNATADIIFGDENPSGRLPISFPRHPGQLPLWYNYETSGRNYDYYDMPFTPLYRFGHGLSYTTFRYSNLKATTKSGDPGFVTVSVDIENTGKRPGEEVAQLYITDLVASVNTAVIDLKGFKRVFLKPGEKKTVTFELNPYLLSLLNPDMKRVLEAGKFRMHVGGVCPEPPKGSTEHKQKIGFKDPSQGISGEFTVDKDYKADFEYTVSAPKSVKGGESFKVVVKVKNSGNLLDIADVKLYGNSFLDDRRAEIEAGETKEMVFDVQIYASGNQTLTVILDDQIKSVPLKVSKVPAKLVLEGSSINMTEKGEMVYVAEARNVGSEPFNKSLDVKVEGVTVASQPLRLDAGASQRVEIKYAFPRSGTFRVKVGTEAEQQLIVPGGIGLALQDPLAYITFEGATDKEVKNEITGKMLPIQGKAQIIDGKNGKGFKKDKKETFVDAGGMDLYRKPFTLAAWVYLNQMDNGQAMFFGGQAPMGADVDVTGTRLAAGIFQEKTILSYENSDVRGNNKLQSGKWIHYVYTYNPEKEEGAIYIDGRLDKKAFQKPFAGPLERIAGSQRFSSGKFIIDDVLVARTTMDEKAVKELYTNGVEAMRKAQKVTDWRPMDSAVEKMKAWAELNAGGKIQVFVEVADNSGKVIDSKSVQLKSGENEYSLAGLKKGDKVRLRIDLSSTAWDGVPALQTVVLEGASPIRWSTVEEWMKGSASNSLLIGL
- a CDS encoding MATE family efflux transporter; translation: MLKKTFRLYRDHYVALLRLGVPIMIGQLGIIIVGFADNMMVGHHTSEELAAASFVNNLFNLPLMFALGFSLGLTPLIGNLVGKNQVAKAGQTLRYGLIANLLLAILLIGVMSVVYVNIDRMGQPEELLPLIKPYFLIHLSGLIFIMLFNAFKQFADGIMDTRISMYILLCGNVLNIIGNYLLIFGPGFFPELGLLGAGFSTLLSRIFTLSVFVYLFFFTSRYGRFKEGFRHLKGDSGKQLLHLTKMGMPIALQMGMETGSFNLSVIMMGWIGTAALAAHQAVATFTTIGFMLYYGIGSAITILVSNAKGSGEMNKVRSIANAGFHVIILLAVCIVIIMALFRQQVGYLFTDSEEVNGIVALLIIPTMVYQFGDGLQVAYANALRGIGDVKPMALIAFVSYFLVCLPAAYLFGFVCRGGAMGIWWGFPIGLTLAGVMFYSRFRYKMKNSKIV
- a CDS encoding Kelch repeat-containing protein; the protein is MKKLFVIFCLLYSISVYSSNINGGLFFRSHQQPGTIRTRLVLNGGKPIKIENGRTISFDLMLRKEIVWGYVVRIITNTQKNIDLVYLANKKNDRYPAWILNESQHPITQDLTYNKWIPISVKLMPKDNKITFSFGSIQSTQSFDFSGCKNVTIHFGTSGIKNFQVGDVAPINIKNVRVLDNKDNEIYHWELKQHADSICYDLIKQCPAITENPIWLIDNHSSWDQLYKQKIKGNPQITYNSDKNLFYIINGSNQLTVLNPITQKSYSIDNIKGKLASEKNNQITYDPYNHRLISYSLDQKSISVFSSENNSWSGTFTNGMDPAYIHHTVAISPKDTSLITFGGYGYYLYKNTLFKVNLNTHRWDSLQIKEISPRFSAVSTIVNNTLYIFGGKGSKNGRQEEVSHNLYDLYAVDLATFGIKKIWEIKSNIGDETDLLLRGNMIYSPTDSCFYAINVSKSQGYLVRISLNRPEIKRCSTNIGDMSAGYLFCNLYYSPDSSKLYTIFNREIRNSDPEVSIYSIDFPPIALKDTIQKTPSKNKLWVGVIIFLIFLSGYGLYKFSRRKKDKKPVSIEIKEKETAPQEEIKKTFDRSKSSISLLGGFNVKDKEGGDITNQFTPILKSLLLIILLYSVKTKQGISSNKLDSILWEDKDEKSARNNRNVSIRKLRVLLEKVGDIQVVFENNFWKITFGNEVFCDYVAAIQFIQDTSFDDFTKEATLYQLLELLVFGPLLPNTQADWIDNFKSDYSDITLDLLHSLLQKKEFEDKEDIQLLIADTIFLHDIFNEEALRVKCSILYKKDKRSIAKNTYDNFCKQYKSLLGTDYKISFSTIVTSKTTS